Proteins encoded by one window of Pseudonocardia sp. HH130629-09:
- a CDS encoding RNA methyltransferase, giving the protein MTRGDIESRSAGERSADSAPGTERTPRVAAARKLLRRVGRDRAGRFLVEGAQAVREALAAVTVHELFVTADAAERQPDLVEAAERSGARVSPVTDKAAAGLSETVTPQGLVAVCDLLDVPVSAALAGVPGFVTVCDGISDPGNVGTVIRVADAAGCDAVLLAGDTVDPHNGKAVRASTGSVFHLPLARDRDAPAVVEMCRAAGLTTLVADGRGEVDLHDPAVTPTLAGPVAWILGSEAHGPSAEVHDAADHRVRVPIHGRAESLNLATAAAICLYATVAARAGVAPQLPPARG; this is encoded by the coding sequence GTGACCCGAGGCGACATCGAGTCGCGCAGCGCCGGCGAGCGCTCCGCGGACTCCGCGCCCGGTACCGAACGCACTCCCCGCGTCGCAGCGGCACGCAAGCTGCTGCGACGCGTGGGGCGCGATCGGGCCGGGCGTTTCCTCGTGGAGGGGGCCCAGGCCGTCCGCGAGGCACTCGCCGCCGTGACGGTGCACGAGCTGTTCGTCACCGCCGACGCCGCCGAGCGCCAACCCGATCTGGTCGAGGCCGCGGAGCGTTCCGGCGCCCGGGTGTCCCCGGTGACGGACAAGGCCGCCGCTGGTCTGTCCGAGACGGTCACCCCGCAGGGGCTCGTCGCCGTCTGCGACCTGCTCGACGTGCCGGTCTCCGCCGCGCTGGCCGGGGTCCCCGGCTTCGTCACCGTCTGCGACGGCATCTCCGACCCCGGCAACGTCGGCACCGTGATCCGGGTCGCCGACGCAGCCGGCTGCGACGCGGTCCTCCTCGCCGGGGACACCGTCGACCCGCACAACGGGAAGGCCGTCCGGGCCTCCACCGGCAGCGTGTTCCACCTGCCGCTGGCCCGCGACCGGGACGCCCCCGCCGTCGTCGAGATGTGCCGGGCGGCCGGGCTGACCACACTCGTCGCCGACGGGCGCGGCGAGGTCGACCTGCACGACCCCGCCGTCACCCCGACCCTCGCCGGGCCGGTCGCCTGGATCCTCGGCAGCGAGGCACACGGCCCGTCGGCCGAGGTGCACGACGCCGCCGACCACCGGGTCCGCGTCCCGATCCACGGCCGGGCCGAGTCGCTGAACCTCGCCACCGCCGCGGCGATCTGCCTGTACGCGACGGTCGCGGCCCGTGCGGGCGTCGCCCCGCAGCTGCCCCCGGCGCGCGGCTGA
- the pheS gene encoding phenylalanine--tRNA ligase subunit alpha: MSENDTASPLDPDVLKAAVEAARTAFDEAGDLDALAAAKPAHLGDRAPIPMARRSLGQLPGPERADAGKRVNAARVQAQAAFDARREVLLVERDARVLAEEAVDVTLPWDRCPRGARHPITQLSERIADIFVGMGWEVAEGPEVEASWLNFDALNFGKDHPARTMQDTFYLAGPDGRPDEGTVLRTHTSPVQVRSLLDRDLPVYVVCPGRTFRTDELDATHTPVFHQVEGLAIDKGLTMAHLKGTLDAFARAMFGADSQIRLRPSYFPFTEPSAEPDVWFPQKKGGAGWVEWGGCGMVNPNVLRACGVDTDVYSGFAFGMGIERTLMFRNGIPDMRDMVEGDVRFSTAFGV; the protein is encoded by the coding sequence ATGAGTGAGAACGACACGGCGAGCCCTCTCGACCCGGATGTACTGAAGGCCGCGGTGGAGGCCGCCCGCACGGCGTTCGACGAGGCGGGCGACCTCGACGCGCTGGCCGCGGCGAAGCCCGCGCACCTCGGCGACCGCGCCCCGATCCCGATGGCCCGCCGGTCGCTGGGGCAGCTGCCCGGCCCCGAGCGCGCCGACGCCGGCAAGCGGGTCAACGCCGCCCGCGTCCAGGCCCAGGCCGCGTTCGACGCACGCCGCGAGGTCCTGCTCGTCGAGCGCGACGCCCGGGTGCTGGCCGAGGAGGCCGTCGACGTCACGCTGCCCTGGGACCGTTGCCCGCGCGGCGCGCGCCACCCCATCACACAGCTGTCCGAGCGGATCGCCGACATCTTCGTCGGGATGGGCTGGGAGGTCGCCGAGGGCCCCGAGGTCGAGGCGTCGTGGCTGAACTTCGACGCGCTCAACTTCGGCAAGGACCACCCGGCCCGCACCATGCAGGACACCTTCTACCTCGCGGGTCCGGACGGCCGGCCCGACGAGGGGACAGTGCTGCGCACCCACACCTCCCCGGTGCAGGTCCGGTCGCTGCTGGACCGGGACCTTCCGGTCTACGTCGTCTGCCCGGGGCGGACCTTCCGCACCGACGAGCTCGACGCCACCCACACCCCGGTGTTCCACCAGGTCGAGGGCCTCGCAATCGACAAGGGCCTCACGATGGCCCACCTCAAGGGCACCCTCGACGCGTTCGCCCGCGCGATGTTCGGGGCGGACTCGCAGATTCGGCTGCGGCCGTCGTACTTCCCGTTCACCGAACCCTCGGCCGAGCCCGACGTGTGGTTCCCGCAGAAGAAGGGCGGGGCGGGCTGGGTCGAGTGGGGCGGCTGCGGCATGGTCAACCCCAACGTCCTGCGCGCCTGCGGCGTCGACACCGACGTCTACTCCGGTTTCGCGTTCGGCATGGGCATCGAGCGGACCCTGATGTTCCGCAACGGCATCCCGGACATGCGGGACATGGTCGAGGGCGACGTGCGCTTCTCGACCGCGTTCGGCGTCTGA
- the rpmI gene encoding 50S ribosomal protein L35, giving the protein MPKNKTHKGTAKRVRITGGGKLMRQQAGLRHRLEVKSRKEKRDLSGTVELAKADVKRVKKLLGH; this is encoded by the coding sequence ATGCCGAAGAACAAGACGCACAAGGGGACCGCGAAGCGCGTCCGCATCACCGGTGGCGGCAAGCTCATGCGCCAGCAGGCCGGGCTGCGGCACCGTCTCGAGGTCAAGTCGCGCAAGGAGAAGCGTGACCTGTCGGGCACCGTCGAGCTCGCCAAGGCCGATGTGAAGCGCGTCAAGAAGCTGCTCGGTCACTGA
- the uvrA gene encoding excinuclease ABC subunit UvrA yields MSPGASPVPEGPKLVVRGAREHNLQGIDIDLPRDSMIVFTGLSGSGKSSLAFDTIFAEGQRRYVESLSAYARQFLGQMDKPDVDFIEGLSPAVSIDQKSTNRNPRSTVGTITEIHDYLRLLYARAGIPHCPTCGERIEKQTPQQIVDQVLEMEQGSRFQVLAPVVRTRKGEFVDLFGNLQAQGYSRVLVDGTVHPLSDPPKLKKQEKHDIAVVVDRLSVKATAKQRLTDSVETALRLADGLVVLDFVDLPDDDPQRERRFSEKMACPNGHTLAVDDLEPRTFSFNSPYGACPACSGIGIKKEVDPELVVPDPDLSLGDGAIAPWSSGHNAEYFGRLLSGLATAVGFRMDTPWRKLPAAAQKAVLHGSDDQVHVRYRNCYGRERSYYANFEGVMPFLERRLEQTESESQRERYEGYMRDIPCPACNGARLRPEVLSVTLPHRDLGERSIAQVSNMSVAECSQFLNGMVLDDRQAMIAGAVLKEVQARLGFLLDVGLDYLSLDRAAGTLSGGEAQRIRLATQIGSGLVGVLYVLDEPSIGLHQRDNRRLIDTLTRLKELGNTLIVVEHDEDTIRASDWAVDIGPGAGEHGGRVVHSGTIADLESHDTSLTGAYLSGRKSIPLPERRVLDHDRRLTIVGAREHNLRGIDVDIPLGGLVSITGVSGSGKSTLINDILATVLANRLNGARQVPGRHTRINGVDELDKLVRVDQSPIGRTPRSNPATYTGVWDKVRKLFAATTEAKVRGYAEGRFSFNVKGGRCEACTGDGTIKIEMNFLPDVYVPCEVCKGARYNRETLEVHYKGKTVADVLDMPIEEAAEFFEPITSIARYLRTLVDVGLGYVRLGQPAPTLSGGEAQRVKLASELQKRSNGRTVYILDEPTTGLHFEDIRKLLAVIQGLADKGNTVIVIEHNLDVIKTSDWVIDMGPEGGSGGGTVVAQGTPEQIAAHPDSHTGRFLRDLVTPDHTPVTPARRRAASSKGNGSGTGTAGAGRSTTARRSRAKAASAG; encoded by the coding sequence CTGTCCCCGGGCGCGTCGCCGGTTCCGGAGGGGCCGAAGCTGGTCGTGCGCGGCGCGCGCGAGCACAACCTGCAGGGCATCGACATCGACCTGCCCCGCGACAGCATGATCGTCTTCACCGGGCTGTCCGGGTCCGGCAAGTCCAGCCTCGCGTTCGACACCATCTTCGCCGAGGGGCAGCGGCGCTACGTCGAGTCCCTCTCGGCGTACGCGCGCCAGTTCCTCGGGCAGATGGACAAGCCCGACGTGGACTTCATCGAGGGACTGTCCCCGGCGGTCTCGATCGACCAGAAGTCGACCAACCGCAACCCGCGCTCGACGGTCGGCACGATCACCGAGATCCACGACTACCTACGGCTGCTCTACGCGCGCGCCGGCATCCCGCACTGCCCGACCTGCGGCGAGCGGATCGAGAAGCAGACCCCGCAGCAGATCGTCGACCAGGTGCTGGAGATGGAGCAGGGCAGCCGCTTCCAGGTGCTCGCGCCGGTCGTGCGGACCCGCAAGGGCGAGTTCGTCGACCTGTTCGGGAACCTGCAGGCCCAGGGCTACTCGCGCGTCCTCGTCGACGGCACGGTCCACCCGCTGTCGGACCCGCCGAAGCTGAAGAAGCAGGAGAAGCACGACATCGCCGTCGTCGTCGACCGGCTCTCGGTGAAGGCGACGGCCAAGCAGCGCCTCACCGACTCGGTGGAGACCGCGCTGCGGCTGGCCGACGGCCTGGTCGTGCTGGACTTCGTGGACCTGCCCGACGACGACCCGCAGCGCGAGCGCCGCTTCTCCGAGAAGATGGCCTGCCCGAACGGGCACACCCTCGCCGTCGACGACCTCGAGCCCCGCACCTTCTCCTTCAACTCGCCCTACGGCGCCTGCCCGGCCTGCTCCGGCATCGGCATCAAGAAGGAGGTCGACCCGGAGCTGGTCGTCCCCGACCCGGACCTGTCCCTCGGCGACGGCGCCATCGCGCCATGGTCGTCCGGGCACAACGCGGAGTACTTCGGCCGGCTGCTGTCCGGTCTGGCCACCGCGGTCGGGTTCCGGATGGACACCCCCTGGCGCAAGCTCCCTGCGGCCGCGCAGAAGGCGGTCCTGCACGGCAGCGACGACCAGGTCCACGTGCGCTACCGCAACTGCTACGGTCGCGAGCGCTCGTACTACGCCAACTTCGAGGGCGTGATGCCGTTCCTCGAGCGTCGCCTGGAGCAGACCGAGTCCGAGTCGCAGCGGGAGCGCTACGAGGGCTACATGCGCGACATCCCCTGCCCGGCGTGCAACGGCGCCCGGCTGCGTCCCGAGGTGCTGTCGGTGACCCTGCCGCACCGCGACCTGGGGGAGCGGTCGATCGCGCAGGTGTCGAACATGTCGGTGGCCGAGTGCTCACAGTTCCTGAACGGCATGGTGCTCGACGACCGGCAGGCGATGATCGCCGGTGCGGTGCTCAAGGAGGTGCAGGCCCGGCTGGGCTTCCTGCTCGACGTCGGGCTGGACTACCTGTCGCTGGACCGTGCCGCGGGCACGCTGTCCGGTGGCGAGGCGCAGCGCATCCGGCTGGCCACCCAGATCGGCTCCGGTCTGGTCGGGGTCCTCTACGTGCTCGACGAGCCGTCGATCGGGCTGCACCAGCGCGACAACCGGCGGCTGATCGACACGTTGACCCGGCTCAAGGAGCTGGGGAACACGCTGATCGTCGTCGAGCACGACGAGGACACCATCCGCGCCTCGGACTGGGCGGTGGACATCGGCCCCGGCGCAGGCGAGCACGGCGGCCGCGTCGTGCACTCGGGCACCATCGCCGACCTGGAGTCGCACGACACCTCGCTGACCGGCGCCTACCTGTCCGGGCGCAAGTCGATCCCGCTGCCCGAGCGGCGGGTGCTCGACCACGACCGCAGGCTGACCATCGTCGGCGCGCGGGAGCACAACCTGCGCGGCATCGACGTCGACATCCCGCTCGGCGGCCTGGTGTCGATCACCGGGGTCTCCGGGTCCGGCAAGTCGACGCTGATCAACGACATCCTCGCCACGGTGCTGGCGAACCGGCTCAACGGCGCCCGCCAGGTCCCCGGCAGACACACCCGGATCAACGGCGTCGACGAGCTCGACAAGCTCGTCCGGGTCGACCAGTCGCCGATCGGGCGGACCCCGCGGTCCAACCCGGCGACCTACACCGGCGTGTGGGACAAGGTCCGCAAGCTGTTCGCCGCGACCACCGAGGCGAAGGTCCGCGGCTATGCCGAGGGCCGCTTCTCCTTCAACGTCAAGGGTGGCCGCTGCGAGGCGTGCACCGGCGACGGCACGATCAAGATCGAGATGAACTTCCTGCCGGACGTCTACGTGCCGTGCGAGGTCTGCAAGGGCGCCCGGTACAACCGGGAGACCCTGGAGGTCCACTACAAGGGCAAGACCGTCGCCGACGTCCTCGACATGCCGATCGAGGAGGCCGCCGAGTTCTTCGAGCCGATCACCTCGATCGCCCGCTACCTGCGGACCCTGGTCGACGTCGGCCTCGGCTACGTCCGGCTCGGGCAGCCTGCGCCGACGCTGTCCGGCGGTGAGGCCCAGCGGGTCAAGCTCGCCAGCGAGCTGCAGAAGCGCAGCAACGGCCGCACCGTCTACATCCTCGACGAGCCGACCACCGGCCTACACTTCGAGGACATCCGCAAGCTCCTCGCCGTCATCCAGGGGCTGGCGGACAAGGGCAACACGGTGATCGTGATCGAGCACAACCTCGACGTCATCAAGACCTCGGACTGGGTCATCGACATGGGCCCGGAGGGCGGCTCGGGCGGTGGCACCGTGGTGGCGCAGGGGACACCGGAGCAGATCGCGGCGCACCCCGACAGCCACACCGGCCGGTTCCTGCGTGACCTGGTCACCCCGGACCACACCCCGGTCACACCGGCCCGGCGGCGGGCCGCGTCGTCGAAGGGCAACGGAAGCGGCACGGGGACCGCGGGCGCGGGCCGGTCGACGACCGCACGGCGCAGTCGGGCCAAGGCGGCCAGCGCAGGCTGA
- a CDS encoding MBL fold metallo-hydrolase — translation MDVLENYTGHTEPGGAAIRRDLERLSISKISVGEMDNNAYLLVCKQSNEALLIDAAAEPTRIADLIGAADERPDLRHLVTTHRHADHWQALGAIAGMFEPRLIAHPLDAPELPAPMDEFVEHGDTIAFGEIELEVIHLRGHTPGSVALLYRGEDRPHLFTGDSLFPGGPGKTWSAEDNAQLISDLEERVFDRLDDDTWFYPGHGDDSTLGAERPSIPEWRSRGW, via the coding sequence GTGGACGTCCTGGAGAACTACACCGGTCACACCGAGCCGGGCGGCGCGGCCATCCGCCGCGACCTGGAGCGGCTGAGCATCAGCAAGATCTCGGTCGGCGAGATGGACAACAACGCCTACCTGCTCGTGTGCAAGCAGAGCAACGAGGCGCTGCTGATCGACGCGGCGGCCGAGCCGACCCGCATTGCCGACCTCATCGGCGCCGCGGACGAGCGCCCGGACCTGCGCCACCTGGTCACCACCCACCGCCACGCCGACCACTGGCAGGCGCTGGGCGCGATCGCGGGCATGTTCGAGCCGCGGCTGATCGCCCACCCGCTGGACGCCCCGGAGCTCCCCGCCCCGATGGACGAGTTCGTCGAGCACGGCGACACGATCGCCTTCGGTGAGATCGAGCTGGAGGTCATCCACCTGCGCGGGCACACGCCGGGCTCGGTGGCGCTGCTCTACCGCGGGGAGGACCGGCCGCACCTGTTCACCGGGGACAGCCTGTTCCCTGGCGGTCCGGGCAAGACCTGGTCGGCGGAGGACAACGCGCAGCTGATCAGTGACCTCGAGGAGCGGGTGTTCGACCGGCTCGACGACGACACCTGGTTCTACCCGGGCCACGGTGACGACTCGACGCTCGGGGCGGAGCGGCCGAGCATCCCCGAGTGGCGGTCACGGGGCTGGTGA
- the pheT gene encoding phenylalanine--tRNA ligase subunit beta, which translates to MRVSASWLARHIDPAALPAGPEAIGDAFVRVGLEVEEIHPAPAVTGPVTVARVEEIEELTEFKKPIRYCRVGFEGQRHRYVVCGARNFAVGDLVVVTEPGAVLPGDFAIAQRTTYGKVSDGMIASAKELGLGAETGGILVLPPGTAEPGDDALETLGLTEPVVELAVTPDRGYCFAVRGLARELATSLDADYTDPVTRVTVPDTTGDAWPVRLADTVACPRFVARRVDGVDPAAPSPWWMQRALLSAGMRPISLIVDVTNFVMLDLGQPLHAYDATRLTGAIEVRRATTGEKLQTLDGHTRALDTDDLLITDDSGPIGLAGVMGGASTEIPAPEELADGARVDVLLEAAHFSPPVIARAARRHKLPSEASKRFERVVDPALPPVAAERAAQLLVELGGGTLADGRTDAGGVPAGAGVRMPLSMPDRVAGVDYPRGATVRRLTQVGCAVALDTGAGGEGVVVATPPTWRPDLTMAADLVEEVLRLEGYDAIPSVLPTAPAGRGLTAAQRRRRAVSRALAEAGHVEVLPFPFVSDTVWDDLGLAADDERRRTVAVTNPLDAERSRLTTTLLPGLLDMLVRNRSRGAEDLALYAIAQVVQPGETTPAMPDPAVTGRPSDEEYAALRAALPDQPVHVGVVLAGNREPRGWWGRGRPASWSDAVEAARLTGAAAGVELRPRRAERAPWHPGRCAELVLVDAAGADTVVGYAGELHPQVVEALGLPARTAAAEIDLDAVPLRENLPVPRVSAFPPVAVDVALVADEAVPAADLADALTAGAGELLESVRLFDVYTGDQVGPGRRSLAFSLRLRAADRTLTSEEANAARDAAVAEATVRHGAALR; encoded by the coding sequence GTGCGAGTGTCCGCCTCCTGGCTCGCCCGGCACATCGACCCGGCGGCGCTGCCCGCCGGTCCCGAGGCGATCGGCGACGCCTTCGTCCGCGTCGGGCTGGAGGTCGAGGAGATCCACCCGGCCCCCGCGGTCACCGGGCCGGTCACGGTCGCCCGGGTCGAGGAGATCGAGGAGCTCACCGAGTTCAAGAAGCCGATCCGGTACTGCCGGGTGGGCTTCGAGGGGCAGCGCCACCGCTACGTGGTGTGCGGCGCCCGCAACTTCGCCGTCGGCGACCTCGTCGTCGTCACCGAGCCGGGTGCGGTGCTGCCCGGTGACTTCGCGATCGCCCAGCGCACGACCTACGGCAAGGTCTCCGACGGCATGATCGCCTCGGCGAAGGAGCTCGGCCTCGGCGCCGAGACCGGCGGCATCCTCGTGCTGCCGCCCGGCACCGCCGAGCCCGGCGACGACGCCCTCGAGACCCTCGGCCTGACCGAGCCCGTCGTCGAGCTCGCGGTCACCCCGGACCGGGGCTACTGCTTCGCCGTCCGCGGCCTCGCCCGCGAGCTCGCGACCTCGCTCGACGCCGACTACACCGACCCGGTCACCCGGGTCACCGTCCCGGACACCACCGGCGACGCCTGGCCGGTGCGGCTCGCCGACACCGTGGCCTGCCCGCGGTTCGTCGCCCGCCGGGTGGACGGCGTCGACCCGGCCGCGCCCAGCCCGTGGTGGATGCAGCGCGCGCTGCTCTCGGCCGGGATGCGGCCGATCTCGCTGATCGTCGACGTCACCAACTTCGTGATGCTCGACCTCGGCCAGCCGCTGCACGCCTACGACGCGACCCGGCTGACCGGTGCCATCGAGGTCCGCCGCGCGACGACGGGGGAGAAGCTGCAGACCCTCGACGGCCACACCCGCGCGCTGGACACCGACGACCTGCTCATCACCGACGACTCCGGCCCGATCGGGCTCGCCGGTGTCATGGGCGGCGCGTCCACCGAGATCCCCGCGCCGGAGGAACTCGCCGACGGCGCCCGGGTCGACGTGCTGCTGGAGGCCGCGCACTTCTCCCCGCCGGTGATCGCGCGCGCCGCGCGCCGGCACAAGCTGCCCAGCGAGGCGTCCAAGCGGTTCGAGCGGGTCGTGGACCCGGCGCTGCCGCCGGTCGCGGCCGAGCGTGCCGCGCAGCTGCTCGTCGAGCTCGGCGGCGGGACCCTCGCCGACGGCCGCACCGACGCCGGCGGGGTCCCCGCCGGCGCGGGCGTGCGGATGCCGCTGTCGATGCCCGACCGCGTCGCCGGCGTCGACTACCCGCGCGGGGCCACCGTGCGTCGTCTGACCCAGGTCGGCTGCGCCGTCGCGCTGGACACCGGTGCCGGTGGCGAGGGGGTCGTCGTCGCGACCCCGCCGACCTGGCGCCCGGACCTCACCATGGCCGCCGACCTGGTGGAGGAGGTGCTGCGCCTGGAGGGCTACGACGCCATCCCCTCGGTGCTGCCCACCGCACCGGCCGGCCGCGGCCTGACCGCCGCCCAGCGGCGCCGCCGTGCGGTGTCCCGGGCCCTGGCCGAGGCCGGCCACGTCGAGGTGCTGCCGTTCCCGTTCGTCTCCGACACCGTCTGGGACGACCTGGGCCTGGCCGCCGACGACGAGCGCCGCCGCACCGTCGCCGTCACCAACCCGCTCGACGCCGAGCGGTCCCGGCTCACGACGACCCTGCTCCCCGGCCTGCTGGACATGCTGGTGCGCAACCGTTCCCGTGGCGCCGAGGACCTCGCGCTGTACGCGATCGCGCAGGTCGTGCAGCCGGGGGAGACCACCCCCGCGATGCCCGACCCGGCCGTCACCGGCCGCCCGTCGGACGAGGAGTACGCCGCCCTGCGCGCCGCGCTGCCCGACCAGCCCGTGCACGTCGGGGTGGTCCTCGCCGGGAACCGCGAGCCGCGCGGCTGGTGGGGCCGCGGCCGTCCCGCGTCCTGGTCCGACGCCGTCGAGGCGGCCCGGCTGACCGGTGCCGCCGCCGGGGTGGAGCTGCGGCCGCGCCGCGCCGAGCGGGCGCCGTGGCACCCGGGCCGGTGCGCCGAGCTCGTCCTGGTCGATGCAGCGGGCGCCGACACCGTCGTCGGGTACGCCGGTGAGCTGCACCCCCAGGTCGTCGAGGCGCTTGGGCTGCCGGCCCGCACCGCCGCGGCCGAGATCGACCTCGACGCGGTCCCGCTGCGGGAGAACCTGCCCGTGCCGCGGGTGTCGGCGTTCCCGCCGGTCGCGGTGGACGTCGCGCTGGTCGCCGACGAGGCGGTCCCGGCCGCGGACCTCGCCGACGCGCTCACCGCGGGTGCGGGGGAGCTGCTGGAGTCGGTGCGGCTGTTCGACGTCTACACCGGCGACCAGGTCGGACCGGGGCGCCGCTCGCTGGCGTTCTCGCTGCGCCTGCGCGCCGCGGACCGCACGCTGACCAGCGAGGAGGCGAACGCCGCCCGCGACGCGGCGGTCGCCGAGGCCACGGTCCGGCACGGGGCCGCGCTGCGCTGA
- a CDS encoding DUF2000 domain-containing protein, with protein MTDTALLPASSDRPATKIAVVLRDDLLGWQVANVTAFLAAGVAAGVPELIGEPYTDADGTAYLPTLGLPELVRAGDATTLATCRARAVGRGLPVAVFTSAMFGTGNDHDDRAEVAAARAEELDLVGLALHGPRNAVDTILKGTTAHP; from the coding sequence GTGACCGACACCGCCCTGCTCCCCGCCTCCTCCGATCGCCCCGCCACCAAGATCGCCGTCGTGCTGCGTGACGACCTGCTCGGCTGGCAGGTCGCGAACGTGACCGCCTTCCTCGCCGCCGGGGTCGCCGCGGGTGTCCCCGAGCTGATCGGCGAGCCCTACACCGACGCCGACGGCACCGCCTACCTGCCGACCCTCGGTCTGCCGGAGCTCGTGCGCGCCGGGGACGCGACGACGCTCGCGACCTGCCGGGCCCGGGCGGTCGGCCGCGGACTGCCGGTGGCGGTGTTCACCTCCGCGATGTTCGGCACCGGCAACGACCACGACGACCGTGCGGAGGTCGCGGCGGCCCGGGCCGAGGAGCTCGACCTGGTCGGGCTGGCGCTGCACGGGCCGCGCAACGCCGTCGACACGATCCTCAAGGGGACGACGGCCCATCCGTGA
- the rplT gene encoding 50S ribosomal protein L20: MARVKRSVNAQKKRRTTLESAAGYRGQRSRLYRKAKEQMLHSMNYAYRDRRARKGDFRQLWITRINAAARANDMTYNRFIQGLKAAGVEVDRKNLAEIAVSDPAAFAALVAVAKENLPVGTEQGSAA; the protein is encoded by the coding sequence ATGGCACGCGTGAAGCGCTCCGTGAACGCCCAGAAGAAGCGCCGCACCACGCTCGAGTCGGCCGCCGGCTACCGCGGGCAGCGCTCGCGGCTGTACCGCAAGGCCAAGGAGCAGATGCTCCACTCGATGAACTACGCCTACCGGGACCGTCGCGCGCGCAAGGGCGACTTCCGGCAGCTGTGGATCACCCGCATCAACGCCGCGGCCCGCGCGAACGACATGACCTACAACCGGTTCATCCAGGGCCTCAAGGCCGCCGGTGTCGAGGTCGACCGCAAGAACCTCGCCGAGATCGCCGTGAGCGACCCGGCCGCCTTCGCCGCGCTCGTCGCGGTGGCGAAGGAGAACCTGCCGGTCGGCACCGAGCAGGGCTCCGCGGCCTGA
- the infC gene encoding translation initiation factor IF-3: protein MPEVRLVGPNGEQVGIVRIEDALKLAQDADLDLVEVAGQARPPVCKLMDYGKFKYESAQKARESRRNQQLTVIKEQKLRPKIDKHDYETKRGHVIRFLEGGNKVKVTIMFRGREQSRPELGYRLLQRLAEDIGDMAVVEAAPKQDGRNMTMVLAPTKKPVSRKTTAAASSDAPADAEA, encoded by the coding sequence GTGCCCGAGGTCCGCCTCGTGGGCCCGAACGGCGAGCAGGTCGGGATCGTGCGCATCGAGGACGCCCTCAAGCTGGCCCAGGACGCCGACCTCGACCTCGTCGAGGTCGCCGGCCAGGCCCGCCCGCCGGTCTGCAAGCTCATGGACTACGGAAAGTTCAAGTACGAGAGCGCGCAGAAGGCCCGGGAGTCCCGGCGCAACCAGCAGCTCACCGTGATCAAGGAGCAGAAGCTCCGGCCGAAGATCGACAAGCACGACTACGAGACGAAGCGCGGTCACGTCATCCGCTTCCTCGAAGGCGGCAACAAGGTCAAGGTCACGATCATGTTCCGTGGTCGCGAGCAGTCGCGTCCCGAGCTGGGCTACCGCCTGCTCCAGCGCCTGGCCGAGGACATCGGTGACATGGCCGTCGTCGAGGCCGCTCCGAAACAGGACGGCCGCAACATGACGATGGTGCTGGCGCCGACGAAGAAGCCGGTCTCGCGCAAGACGACGGCCGCAGCCAGCTCCGACGCCCCGGCAGACGCCGAGGCGTGA